Proteins encoded by one window of uncultured Ilyobacter sp.:
- the cas4 gene encoding CRISPR-associated protein Cas4 codes for MNQNTKITGVMFYYYFVCKRKLWLFTKGITLENESENVLLGKLLDESSYKRDKKHVMIDNTINVDFIRDWKIIHEVKKSRSIEDAAVWQVKYYLYFLKQRGIEVEKGVLDYPKLKIRNDVFLEEGDVEKIEDILNQIKEIVDRKNPPDIINSKICKSCAYYEYCYI; via the coding sequence ATGAATCAAAACACTAAAATTACAGGAGTTATGTTTTATTACTATTTTGTCTGCAAAAGGAAACTCTGGCTCTTCACCAAGGGGATAACCCTTGAAAATGAAAGTGAGAATGTCCTCTTGGGAAAGCTCCTTGACGAGAGTTCCTATAAAAGGGATAAGAAGCATGTTATGATAGACAACACCATAAACGTGGATTTCATAAGGGACTGGAAAATAATACATGAAGTCAAAAAATCCAGGAGTATAGAGGATGCGGCGGTATGGCAGGTAAAATATTATCTGTATTTTCTGAAACAGAGGGGTATAGAGGTGGAAAAAGGAGTTCTTGATTACCCAAAACTTAAGATAAGAAATGATGTTTTCCTTGAAGAGGGGGATGTTGAAAAAATAGAAGATATTTTAAACCAGATAAAAGAGATAGTTGACAGAAAGAATCCGCCGGATATAATAAACAGCAAAATATGCAAGAGCTGTGCATACTATGAATACTGCTATATTTAA
- the cas3 gene encoding CRISPR-associated helicase Cas3' — translation MIDLNKLAKPDKTIREHTDDLLNKLERLKYLGYLGNEEYEILQLCCEYHDYGKINDEFQKRVSSKKKINFDDTKEVAHNVLSLCFVDENKFRSKEEYYKGCYSILNHHHNVDNFKEIREKEDLIEKNIEKFGGKKLRKRALKKIAEYKTDNQTMFIKGLLHKCDYSASGSYEIEYENDFLSDSLEELGYEWNELQNFCVEKKDENIIVVANTGMGKTEAGLLWIGDNKGFFILPLRTAINAIYDRVREKIIKRNIEQRLSLLHSETLSYYLNKNITEEEKILEYSKRGKQLNMPITISTLDQLFNFVYKYNGFELKLATLSYSKIVIDEIQAYSPDLLAYLISGLEKISELGGKFAILTATLPPFVKDYIEDNIDSINYGEFTKGKIRHHLQVMETELDPLFIENHFKEKGGKVLVVCNTVKKAQEIYDLLKSEDRNINLLHAKFIRNDRSSKEIEIQNFGKTEVNGNGIWIATSIVEASLDIDFDYLFTELNDLNGLFQRLGRVNRKGEKEKMLTYPNAYVFTEINKNLFVNESGTRGFIDKTIYNLSKKAIINFNGLLSEDEKVKMIKATLTTENIKNSNFDREYKKIKKYIGDLYIGEKDSKDIQKIFRNIMSYSVIPYDIYVDLDNRKIIDESLEILRKRYLDDPKINKEENIKKREALKLEKIRARDNIYGLTVSVGIYDRNKIDSIKFGDEEIEITKCKYDFERGFERIKVENKKDEAYDNFG, via the coding sequence GTGATTGATTTAAATAAATTGGCAAAACCTGATAAAACAATAAGAGAGCATACAGATGACTTATTAAATAAATTAGAGAGATTAAAATATTTAGGTTACTTGGGGAATGAAGAATATGAAATTTTACAACTTTGTTGTGAGTATCATGACTACGGAAAGATAAATGATGAATTTCAAAAGAGAGTTTCTTCTAAAAAGAAAATAAACTTTGATGATACAAAGGAGGTTGCCCATAATGTACTTTCTCTTTGTTTTGTTGATGAAAATAAATTTCGAAGTAAGGAAGAATATTATAAAGGGTGTTATTCAATCTTAAATCATCATCATAATGTTGATAATTTTAAGGAGATAAGAGAAAAAGAAGATTTAATTGAAAAAAATATAGAAAAATTCGGAGGTAAAAAATTAAGGAAAAGAGCTCTAAAAAAGATAGCAGAATATAAAACTGATAATCAAACAATGTTTATAAAAGGTCTGCTTCATAAATGTGATTATTCAGCCAGTGGAAGTTATGAGATTGAATATGAAAATGATTTTTTGAGTGATTCTCTGGAAGAATTAGGATATGAGTGGAATGAACTACAAAATTTCTGTGTTGAAAAAAAAGATGAAAATATCATAGTGGTAGCAAATACAGGAATGGGGAAAACTGAGGCGGGACTTTTATGGATAGGGGACAACAAAGGTTTCTTTATTCTCCCGTTGAGAACGGCAATAAATGCAATATATGACAGAGTAAGAGAAAAGATTATTAAAAGAAATATAGAACAAAGACTCTCTCTTTTGCATTCTGAAACCCTGTCTTATTATTTGAATAAAAATATTACTGAAGAGGAAAAAATTCTAGAGTATTCAAAAAGAGGAAAGCAATTGAACATGCCCATCACGATATCAACTCTTGATCAATTGTTTAATTTTGTATATAAATATAATGGATTTGAGTTAAAATTAGCTACTCTGAGTTATTCAAAAATAGTAATAGATGAAATTCAGGCTTATTCTCCAGATTTATTGGCATATCTAATCTCAGGGCTTGAAAAAATTTCAGAGTTAGGTGGGAAATTTGCCATTCTGACAGCTACATTGCCTCCTTTTGTAAAAGATTATATTGAAGACAATATCGATAGCATAAATTATGGGGAATTTACCAAAGGAAAAATAAGACATCATCTTCAGGTTATGGAAACAGAACTTGATCCGTTATTTATAGAAAATCACTTTAAAGAAAAAGGTGGTAAAGTGTTAGTTGTTTGTAACACTGTAAAAAAAGCTCAAGAAATTTATGATCTTTTAAAATCAGAAGATAGAAATATCAATTTACTTCATGCTAAATTTATAAGAAATGACAGGAGTTCAAAAGAAATAGAAATTCAAAATTTTGGGAAAACAGAAGTCAATGGAAATGGAATTTGGATTGCTACTTCAATAGTAGAAGCATCACTGGATATAGATTTTGATTACCTTTTTACAGAGTTGAATGATTTAAACGGTTTATTTCAAAGGCTTGGGAGGGTTAATCGTAAAGGGGAGAAAGAAAAAATGTTAACTTATCCCAATGCTTATGTTTTTACTGAAATAAATAAAAATTTATTCGTCAATGAAAGTGGAACTAGGGGGTTCATAGATAAAACCATTTATAATTTATCAAAAAAAGCAATAATAAATTTTAATGGACTTTTATCTGAAGATGAAAAAGTAAAGATGATAAAAGCAACTCTTACAACTGAAAATATAAAAAATTCAAACTTTGACAGAGAATATAAAAAAATCAAGAAATATATCGGTGATTTATATATCGGTGAAAAAGATTCGAAGGATATTCAGAAAATATTTAGGAATATAATGTCTTATAGCGTGATTCCTTATGATATATATGTTGATTTAGATAACAGGAAAATTATAGATGAAAGTCTAGAAATTTTAAGAAAAAGATATCTCGATGACCCTAAAATAAATAAAGAGGAAAATATAAAAAAAAGAGAAGCTTTAAAATTAGAAAAAATAAGGGCCAGAGATAACATATATGGTTTAACTGTTTCAGTGGGAATTTATGACAGGAACAAAATCGATAGCATAAAATTTGGTGATGAGGAAATAGAAATTACAAAGTGTAAATATGATTTTGAAAGGGGTTTTGAAAGAATAAAGGTTGAAAATAAAAAAGATGAGGCATATGATAACTTCGGTTAA